The genomic segment GGTTCAACGTGTACAACAAAGTGGAGATCACGTTGTCCACGCATGAGGCCAACGGCCTGACCGAGCGCGACATCAAACTCGCGTCGTTCATCGACAGTATTACAGCGTAATACAGGAAATTTGCGCCCTTGCTGGCGTGCTAATTCGCCACGCATTGAACAATTGACCGGAAATGAAAGGGCAATGCAGGTTATCCCTCGGCCAAACCTTCAGTTCTACAGGCTATTCTTAAGGCTTACGTAAACTTCCCACGCTTGCCTGGCAAACCCGTCTAAACGATCCGGTGATAGCGTCTGCTGACGCTGTACAATCAGCAGCGCATACGGCTTGGAGAGCGCGCTTGCCTCCTTGCACAGAACGAGTTCGTCACCGCTTGAAGGTGAGCGGGCGCGCCAGAAGTTGATCGCGGCTTCCAGTTCGTGGATGGTTATTTCGGACATGACTTCGCGGTTGCCTTGCGCGCAACATGGCGGCTCGATGGCTGCTTCGTGGCCCGTTCCCGTCCTTGTGGCACGGCCACCCGCACGCTGCCTGTGCAGCAGGCGCCCCGGCGAACCGCTTGCCCAAACGCCTAAACCCATTGTACTTGAGCGAAATCCATGCGACTCCTTCTGATCGAAGATGACCGCCCCATCGCACGCGGCATCCAAAGCAGTCTCGAACAAGCCGGCTTCACCGTCGACATGGTCCACGACGGCATTTTCGCCGAGCAGGCCCTCACGCAAAACCGCCATGAGCTGGTGATTCTCGATCTGGGCTTGCCCGGTATCGACGGCATGACGTTGCTCTCGCGTTTCCGCCAGAGCAATCGCCATACGCCGGTCATCATCCTCACCGCGCGCGACGAGTTGAACGACCGTGTCCAGGGCCTGAATTCCGGTGCCGACGACTACATGCTAAAGCCGTTCGAACCCACCGAACTCGAAGCACGCATTCGCGCCGTGATGCGCCGCAGCGGTCCGCACGGCGACATGCCGCGTCCGGAAGTGTCGCTGGGCGGTGTGCGTCTGTCGGGCGTCGATCGCCGCATTTTCAACGACGACAAGCCGCTCGAATTGTCGCCGCGCGAATTCGCGGTGCTCGAAATGCTGTTGTTGCGCCATGGCCGCGTGGTCAGCAAGGCGCAACTGCAAGACCATCTGACGCATTTCGGCGGCGATCTCGGCGACACCGCGATCGAAGTCTACGTGCACCGGGTGCGTAAAAAGCTCGAAAGCTGCCGTGTGGAAATCGTCACGGTGCGTGGCTTCGGTTATCTGTTGCAGGAAATCCGTCAAGCCGCATAATCGTCGTGAAGGCCGCCTACGAACTTCGTGGCGGCCTGACGGTGCCGGGCCGGCGCCGCGCACGTATTGCCTACGTGCTGTGCAATTCGCCGGCATCGGCGAAATTTAGCGGCGCCTCGCGCCGTAGCCCTCTTCCCGCGCGTTCGATCATGCCCCAGCCGGCCGCCAATAGTCTGCGCCGCACGCTGCTGCGGCGCCTCGCTGCACCCCTTTCGCTGCTCGCGCTGATGAGCGGCCTGATCGCTTACTGGCTGGCGTGGCAATACACGCAGCATGTCGTCGACCGCTCGCTCGCCGACCTCGCCACCGCGATTTCCAAGCAGATCCAGATTGCCGGTCCCGATGCCAAAGTGACCGTGCCACCGCTCGCGCAAGCCATGTTCTCCGATCCGGTCGAACAACTCGTCTACCGGATCAGCAACGGCGAATCCGAAATTGCCGGCGACTCCAGTCTGCCGCTGCAAGGCACCAGCGTGCGTCGTATGCATTACGCGTACGTGTTCGAGACCGAGCATCAGGGTACGACCGTGCGAGTCGCGCAGGTGCGGGTCGATCAGCCCATGGGCAACCCGATCGTGATCGAAGTCGGTCAGCCGGTGCATCACCGGTTTCGAATCGCCGCCGAGTTCCTCGTCGCGATCATGATGCCGCTGCTGCTTCTGCTGCTGGCGGGCTGGGTGATCGTGTGGCGCGTCGTCAACCAGCAGCTCAATCCGCTGACCGATCTCGCGGATTCGCTGAACCGGCAAACTCACACATCGCTCGAACCGGTCGATGAAACCTACGTGCCAGTCGAAATCCGGCCGCTTACGGGCGCGCTGAACGCGCTGCTCGATCGGTTGAAAACCGCGCTCGACGGCCAGCGCAAATTCATCGCCGATGCCGCGCATCAACTCCGTACGCCGCTGACCGCCGTCAAGCTGCATGCCGAACAGGCGGCCACTGCGCGCGATCCGCAGCAGACCCTCGTGGCGGTGCGCGAGCTGCGGGCGGCGGCCGACCGCGCGGTGCGTCTGTCGAATCAGTTGTTGTCGCTGGCACGCGCCGAGCCGGGCGAACAGGCTGCGCGCTTCGTCAATGTGGACATGTCCGCGCTCGCGTTCGACACCGGCGCGGAATGGGTGCCGCGCGCATTGTCATTCCATGTCGACCTCGGTTTCCAGCGGCTCGACGACCCGGCCAACGATCATCCGCTGATGGCGCGGGGCAATCCTGTGCTGCTGCACGAAGTGATCGCCAATCTGCTGGATAACGCGTTGAAGTATGTGCCGCCGTCGCGCTTCGACGGCGGGCGCATCACGGTGACGGTGTCGCAAACGGTCATCGACGATGTGCGCATGGCAGAGATCATCGTGGAAGACAACGGGCCGGGCGTGCCGCGCGCTCAGCAGGCGGATCTGTTCAAGCGGTTTTTCCGCGGCGACGGTCAGGCCGAAGCCGGCGTGGATAGCGGTGCCGGTCTGGGACTCGCGATCGTCCACGACATCATGGTGCTGCATCGCGGCAGCGTGCATTACGAAGATGCGCCGGAAGGCGGCGCACGCTTCATCGTGCGTATTCCGTTGCTACCGGCAAGCGTTCAGAGCGAGCCTGCGCGAATCGACGCCCCGCGACCGGCAAAAAAATCGGCGCACTCGGCGCCGGTGGATATCTAACGTATTGCGATTCAAAACGGGCTGCTTCGCATACGCTCATGCACTCGCTGATAACAGCGTCAGCCCATGAGCAACGCCAGCAGCCCGCGCGTCACTTCTTCTTTGCCTTTTTCGCCGACGTTTTGGCTTCCGACACCTTGGCTTTCTTCGCCGACTTTCCGGCTTTCCCCTCGCCCTTCTCTTTCTCCGGCGGCGCCAGCATCGTGCCGCGGCACTTGCGCGCGCCGCAACGGCATTCGTATTCCTTCTTCAGCTTTTTCGTTTGACGCGCGTCGATCACGAGGCCGTAGTCGTAAAAGACTTCCTCGCCCTCGGCGATATCGCGCAACGCATGCACGTACACGTGACCGTCGATTTCCTCGGCTTCGCAGTTCGGCGCGCACGAGTGGTTGATCCAGCGCGCACTGTTGCCGTCCACTTTGCCGTCGATCACCTTGCCGCTATCCAGCGCAAAGTAGAACGTGTGATTCGGTTCGGCCGGATTGTGCGGATGGCGGCGCAATGCTTCTTTCCAGGAGATCCGCTCGCCTTTGTATTCGATCAGCCGTTCGCCGGCCGCAATCGGTTCGAGGGCAAACACGCCTTTGCCGTGCACACCCGAACGGCGCACGGCGATCCTGCGTGAACTCATTGAATGAATCCTTGTGAAGAACTGGGGATGAAGTCCGGCAGCCGCCTAAGATGTCCGCGTCTGACGCGCTGCTTTTTCCTGACGCCAATAGCAAACGCGGCGCCCTGCGAGCGCCGCGTCGACTTGCGACGCACGTGCGCCACATCCGGCATCCTACACGCTCAAGACAGCTTCCTTCAACCGTCAAAAGGACGCATTCATGCAAGCTGTCCGGGCCGCTTCAACGTTGTCCGAACGAAATATCGCCGAACAGCGCTTTTTGCTCGCGCGGCTGCGAACGCCAGTATTGCGGCGGCGCTTCGACCGTTGCGCCGAGTTGCGCTGCGGCGTGCCACGGCCAGCGCGGGTTGTACAGCAACGCGCGAGCCAGCGCGATCAGATCGGCGTCGCCCGCTTCGATCAGTTGCTCGGCATGCAGCGGATCGGTGATCAGGCCGACGCCAATCGTGGTCAGCCCGGTTGCCTGTTTGACCGCCTTCGCAAACGGGATCTGATAGCCGGGTTCAAGCGGGATTTTCTGCAACGGCGATACACCGCCCGACGACACATCAATCCAGTCGCAGCCGCGTTTTTTCAGCTCCTGCGAAAACGCGATGGTGTCCGCAAGCGTCCAGCCGCCTTCGACCCAATCGGTTGCCGACACGCGCACGCCGACCGGTTTGTCGGCGGGAAATGCAGCGCGCACGATATCGAATATTTCGAGCGGAAAACGCATACGATTTTCGAGCGAGCCGCCGTAATCGTCGTCGCGCTGATTGGCGATCGGCGACAGGAATTGATGCAGCAGATAGCCGTGCGCGGCATGCACTTCTACAGCGTCGATGCCGATGCGCGCAGCGCGTCGTGCAGACGCCGCAAACGCCTCGCGGATCCGGTTCAGCCCGGCGGTATCGAGCGCAAGCGGCGGCTCCTCACCGGCCTTATGCGGCAACGCAGACGGCGCGTGCGGCAACCAGCCACCCTGCGACACCGGAATCAGCTGACCGCCTTCCCAAGGCACGTGGCTCGACGCCTTGCGCCCCGCGTGCGACAACTGCATCGCCACCTTGATCGACGAATGTTTGCGGATCGCGGCCAGTACGGGCACGAGCGCGGCTTCGGTCGCGTCATCCCACAAACCGAGATCGCCGGGGGTGATGCGGCCGTCCGGCTCGACCGAGGTCGCCTCGATGCACAGCAGTCCAGCACCCGACAACGCGAGACTGCCGAGGTGGATCATGTGCCATGCCGTGGCCTCACCGCGTTCGGCGGAATACTGGCACATCGGGGATACGACGATACGATTGGGAAGCGTCACGCTACGCAGCGTGAGCGAAGAGAAAAGCGCGCTCATGGATGTCGCCCAGTAGAAACCCGAGAGCGATCGAGCATAGCACCGTGGGCGGTTTACTGCATGTCAGCGCCCGTCAAGGCGTCGGGCTGCCCGATTTCGCTTCCACCTGATCGAGCCATTCGGCAAACATCTTGCGGGTCGCGGTTTCGAGCGCCGGACCGAATTGCGCGGTCTCGGCACGCAACTGCCGTGCATCGATACCGTGGCCGGCGAGCTCTCCCGCATTGCCGATCAGCCAGGGTTCGAACCGGTCGGTCCGAATCTCTGGATGACACTGCAAACCCAGTACGTGATCGCCCCACGCAAACGCCTGGTTTTCGCAGGCGGGGGTCGACGCGAGACGGGTAGCCTGGTCGGGCAGATCGAAAGTGTCGCCGTGCCAATGCAGCATGGACGTATGCGCGCCGTCGAGATGACGCACCGGCGAAGCGCGGCCGGCATCGGTCAGCGTGAGCGGCGTCCAGCCGATTTCGGTATGTCCTGCGGGATAAACCCGTGCGCCGAGCGCACGCGCGACAAGCTGCGCGCCGAGGCAGATGCCGAGCGTCGGCAACCCTGCCGCTATGCGCTTCTCGATCATTGAGAGCAACGGCACGAGCGTGGGATATAGCGCGTCGTCGGTTGCGCTGATCGGACCGCCAAGTACCACCATCAGCGATGCTGCGACCGGGTTCGGCGCCTCGATGCGGGCGAAACCAACATCGAGATAGCGCACGGGACGCCCGCGCTCGCCGAGCACCAGTTCGAGACTACCCAGATCCTCGAAGTGCACATGGCGAATGGCGAGAACTTCGCGATTCATCGGCCTGCCCTACTTTCAGGTTGACTAAAGACTTGCCGCGCGACTTGCCACAACACGGCGCCAGACGGCTGACAGGCGGCGTAGGCGGCCTGCCAAAGCCGGCATGGCAGTGTAGCGGATTGCCTCGAAAAGAAATCGCGTTACTGCGCGAAGATCTTCCAGGTCTTCTTCTGGGTAGCGACGTCGGCAACTTCGTACACCGAGCAGTCGAGACGCAGATTCGTGTCCGACATCTTCAGACCAAGCAGCGCGCATTGATGCGGCGTCTTTTTCGGATTCTTGCTCGGTTCGAAGTGCGAGCAGCTCAGGCACATGCGGTGCGGCGGAATCTGGCTCTGTGCTTCCAGCTGATGGATGGTTTTGAGCAGCGTGCGGTAGAACACCGCCTGCTCATCTTCACGCAACGTGCCGACAGCCTTGGACAAAAAGTCCGGCCATTGCGCAGCGCGCTTCGCAGCCGTGCGGCCACGTGCGGTCAGGCGAACTGCCAGAGCGCGGCCGTCGTCGAGCGCGCGGCGCTTTTCGACCAGACCTTTGGTTTCGAGCGTGCTGACCGCGTCGCTGGTGGTCGCGGCAGTCAAAGCCGTTTCACGGGCGATTTCGCCAAGGCGCATCGGGCCTTTGCGTTGCATCAACAAGACCAGGATTTCGCCCTGAGTCGGCGTGAGACCCGCGCCTTCGGCCCATTCCCAGGCCTGGCTCCGCATTGCCGTGCTCAATCGCAATAGGCTGTGGGTCACTCGCCCGGTTGCCTGTTCTCCGTATACGCCTTCGCTCATAATCTTCGATTGGTTTATTTGCAGCTCGGGTGCAATGCCGGAAAACTGTTCTCCGACTTCGCCCGTAGCTCGTGTGGGGTAGCTTCATCCAACTGCGACGAAACGGTTTCTACTATCTCAAAAATTTACCGCCTTGCAAGCCAGCAAGGCGAAAACAACATTCTATGCGACAGCGGCGAATCGTACAGCTAACTTATCCAACGCGAGTTGTGGATAACCTCGGGAAAACGTTTGGATAGCCTGTGTACCGATTTTTTATACGTGCCTGGAACGAATTCGCCACAACCTGAATTGCCCTTGCAAACCATTGCGGATAAGGCGCTTAACCGTCTGGTTATCATTTTCGCAGCGTGTTGACTTTTCAGGGAATTATTCAGTTGTCCACAGGCAATGGCAAAACTCGTTCGACACTCCTACCGAGGTATACGTAAACTTTGCGGAAATCTGAAGGGCTGTAGGTCAGAAAATTTAATTACGAAAAAAAACCCGCACGAAGCGGGTTTCTCTACGGCCTGGCTCAAACTTGCCTCAGCGGCTACGCCCGCCATTGCAGACATTGCTGCCGCACCGCTTCGTGCAAGGACTTTTCCTGGCTGAAGACGCTGCGCAACCACGTTGCGTCATTCACCTGTCCGCGGGCGATCGCACCGATCTCGGCCAGCGCATTGCCCGAACCCAACGCTTCCGCATGCGGCGCGATGAGGTCGAGCGTTTCGAGGATGTCCTCGGAAATTGTTTTTCGTTCGCCCGTTTGCGGGTTGATGCAGGTCCCGGCGAGACCGAATCGGCATGCTTCGAAACGGTTGAACGTGTAGACCAGATAGTCGTCTTCCTTCGGCGTGATCGGTTTGTCGAGCAGCAGATGCCGTGCAAGTGTCTGGATGTAGCACGCAATGGCGGCCGCGCGATCCACGGAAAACGGCGTGTCCATCACGCGCACTTCGATCGTGCCGAAACCGGGCTTCGGCCGGATGTCCCAGTAAAAATCTTTCATGCTGTTGACCACGCCCGTGTGGACCATCTTCGAGAAATATTCCTCGAAACTGTCCCACGTCAGCACGAACGGCGCACGGCCCGAAAGCGGAAACGCGAATACGGAATTCAGTCGTGCCGAATGAAAGCCGGTGTCCACGCCCTGCACGAACGGCGACGACGCAGACAGCGCGATGAAATGCGGAATGAAGCGCGACATCGAATGCAGCAGATACAGCGCGCTGTTCGGATTCGGGCAACCGATGTGAACGTGCTGGCCAAACACCGTGAACTGCTTCGCCAGATAGCCGTACAACTCGGACAGGTACTGAAAACGCGGTGTATCGACGATCTGCCGCTCGCTCCATTGCTGGAACGGATGCGTGCCGCCGCCGCACAAACCGACGTTCAGATGATCGGCAGCCGACACCAGCGTGTCGCGAATCTTGCGCAAATCGGTGACGGCCTGCTCGTGCGTCGTGCAGATACCCGTCGACAGCTCGATCATGCTTTCGGTGATTTCCGGCGTGATGTTGCCGGGGATTTTTTCGTCCTTGATCAGACGCATCAAATCCGAGCCGGCTTTGGTCAGATCATAGTCATGCGTATTGACGATCTGCATTTCGAGTTCGACGCCGAACGTAAACGGCTTCGAATCGATGAAGGGTTCGAGTGACATGGCGTCCCCTGAGTCAGGTCGGCCGGGAATGTGTCACATACCCGGCCGTTTTTTGAATCGAATAAGTTGAATCTTGCTGGTCAAACTTCAGGCAACGAAGCGCTTCAAAGCTGCTTTAAAGCCACGGCTTTAAGCCACTGCTAAGCCACTGCTTTAAGCCCCGTTAACCGCCGCTGACGGCCGCCTACTCTTCGCGCCGTTCGGCCACCACCGCGAGGCTGCGGTAAACGAGCCACGGCCCGAGAATCTGCAGCACGAAAATCGAACACATGACGATGGCGCGCAGTTGCGGATCGAAATTCGGATACAGGTTGTAAGTGTCGTCCACCAGCAGATACGCGAGCGCCGACATCGGCGACAACGACAAACCGAGCGCGACCCCCTGCTTCCAGTTCAATCCGCTCGGTTTGGCAAATGCCAGCACGCCGACGAGTTTCGCCACCAGCCGAGCAACGATCAGACCCAGCGCCGCGACACCGCCAAGCGCGATGTCTTTCCATTCGAACGAAGTCAGCGTGAGCACAAACAGAATCACGGTCAGCAGCCAGCCGGCCGTGCCGAAATGCTGCGGCCACAACTGCGGACGCGCCTCATGATTTTTCACGATGATGCCGGCAGCGAGTAGCGCCAGAATGGTCGACAGCTTGAACAGATGCGCGACCGCAATCGCCAGCAACACGAGACCGAACAGTGCAACGAACGAATGCTCGTCCTGCATGTTCAGGCGTCGATAGAAAAACGTGCAGGTGCGCGCCAGCAGATACGCAAGCACGAGCGAGCCGGCCAGCAGATAAAGCGGCTGCAGGATAGTTGCGAAAACGTTGCCGTAAACCTCCTGATGCAGCCAGCTCGACACGAGCTTTTCGATCACCACCGCATACATGCTGTTCAGCGCGGTGAGCGTAAGTAAACGCTGCGTGACCTGCCCTTCCGCGCGCAACTCGGTTTTCAACTGGATCATCATCGCCGGCGACGTGGCCATGGCGATCGCGGCGAGCACGGTGGCCACCATCAGCGGCACTTTCAGAAACAGCAAAACCGGAAGAACCAGCGCGAAGGTCAGCGTGGCTTCCGCGACACTAGAAAGAATCAGCCAGGGATTGCGGCGAATCCAGCGCAAATCGAGCCGGCTACCCAATTCGAATAACAGTAAACCGAGCGCGACATCGAGCAGCGGCCGCGCTGCGCGCGCTGATTCCGCATCGATCACGCCAAAACCCGCAGAGCCTGCTATCAGGCCAATCACTGCGTAGCCGGAGATGCGCGGTAAACGCCACGCGCGATAACAAAGTTCACCGCACAAACCGGCGGCCAGCAACGCGAGACCAGCCCAAAAAATGGCGTCGGGTGAAAGCGGCCAGGCTGGAAAAAATGAAAACGCCGAATTCATCGTGATGGGTTCTCCTTTGCAGCAACGGCAGACGACACGAACAGCGTAAACACCGGCGAACGCGTAAACGCGAGACACGTTTACCGTCGCAATCGCTTCGCGTGGCCAGCGTTGCGGTTTTTCTATGATCGGATGATCTGAATGCGCTGCAGCAGCAAGAGCCCGGCACATTCATGAGTGCCGCCGTGATTACCGGCGAGGCACGGTGAAAGAACGCCGCCGACTTTGAATCAGATTCTGATTGTCCGGCACCGTTCCGTTAACTGCGTGTGCCGCTACAGGCAGGGCACGACGCGGAAAAGAACGGCGATTGTGCCATAGCTTTTTCAGCCTCAACCGAAAACACACGAACATGCAGGCAAAACGGTAAAAACGTACGTTATCTTCACGACAAGAGGAAAAAGCGACTTTTTTACCGCTGATGCGAGCCAACGTAAACGTGAAAGATTGACTGTCCCGTGTGTGCTTTTCGGGACATCGACGCAGAAGTTTTGCGCCGTTTTGAAGGGACGGGCTATGCCGATGAGCGCGTCTCCAGCCTCGGCTTTGCTGTTTACAGGTTTACTGTATGTATACGTAGTAACAGTTAACAAGGTGCCTCGGTTTCTGTGGATAACTCCTGTTTACCGAAATGAATCAGCGGTTTGCCGACGGCATAACCGCATGCACAGCATGTGAGGGACCGGCGCGTATACGAGGGTAACTTTTGGCGGTTTTTGGCAGCGGCCGAGTTACCCCGTTTACGTCCACAACGGTTCCACACGACTTGCGCAGGTTAACTGCGCGGTTATCCACATGTTTCAGTGGATAACTTTTTCGCTCCGTGCGCTCGTTAACATCGGCGGTTAACTCACCGTTCCCTGCCGCAAGGCGCGCAAGAGGAAACGTGCCGGATCGATGTCTTCTGCGAGATCGCGTTCCAGCGGCCACGGCTCGCCTTCGATCTGCGACGCAATCAGTTCCGCGCCGAGTGCCGACCAGACCAGTCCGCGAGAGCCGTATGCGAAGGCGCCGTATACGCCATCCATGCGCGGTAGATCGAGCGGCCAGGCGCCGCGTAAACGCTGCGCGTCTTCGGCCGCCTGAGCTTCGTCGGCGAGTTGGCCGATCATCGGCATGCGGTCGCTCGTCACGCAGCGAAATGCGACGCGGCCGGCCAGAGACGCCGTCTGCGCATCGTCGATCGCGCCTTCGAATGCCGGCAGCATTTGCGCGACCCGCTCCAGGTTTTCCCGATGACCGTCCGCGCGCAACGATGTTTCGGGATCGTCGAGTTCGTAGGTCGCGCCGGTTAACGTGACGCCGTCGGCAAGCGGCACCGCATAACCTTCGCCGATCACCGGTAGCGCGAGCGGGGGCACCGTCTGCGGCGGCAGTAAGCTCAATTGGCCGCGGATACTGCGAGTCGGCGCATAGCGCAATCCGGCGATGCGCGCTGCATCGTGAGCGCTTGCGACGATAACCACCGACGCGCTGACGACCGCGTTACCGGCGGTGTCGAATACCGTCCATTGATCGCCGGATCGTTCGAGCCGCTCGACTTCTACGCCGAAGCGCCGCTCGAGATGATCGCCCGCTGCGGCCAGTTGAGCCGCGCAGAGCGACGCCGGGTCGATCCAGCCACCGTGCGGAAACAGCCATCCGCCGCGCGTGAGCGGTGTGCCCGCGAGCCGTTCAGCGTCCCCGGCCGAAACGGGCGTCACATAGTCAGGCGGATAACCGAACGCGGCGATCGCCTCGCTGATCGCGCGGGCTTCGTCGTCGTCCGCGGCGATCTGCAACAGGCCGGGGCCGCCTCGCAACAAACGATGACCCGCGCGTTCCAGTTCGGCCCAGCGCCTGAGCGCGTACAGAAAGCCCGCGCGGGTGACGCGTGACGCAACGCTGTCGTCGCGGGAAATCATGGGATGGAACACGCCGGCGGGATTGCCTGACGCATCCTGCGCGACCGACGCATGCCGTTCCAGCGACGTCACCCGCCAGCCGCGCGCCGCAAGCCGCTCGATCACCGCACAGCCCGCGAGTCCGGCGCCGATCACCACGGCATGCCGCTCCCGCACCTCTAGCGGCGCGGGCGGCTCATAGCGGCGCACCCGCCAACGCGGCGCAAAGTGGCCAACCAGCATCGCCCGCTTCCAGCCGAATCCGTCGACCTTGCGGTATTCGAAGCCGTTCTGGGTCAGCGCGCGTTTGATGTCGCCCGCGCTGCTGTAGGTGGCGATCGTCGCGCCCTCGCCCGCCAGCCTTGCGAGCGCCTTGAAGATGGCTGGCGTCCAGATTTCGGGATTTCTGGCGGGCGAAAAACCATCCAGATAGAACGCGTCGGCGCGCAGCCGCAAGGCGGGCAGGCTCTCGGCCGCGTCGGCGAAAACGAGAGTGAGCACGACGCGCCCTTCGTCGAATTCGAGCCGGTGCGTGCCGGGAACGAGCATCGGCCAGGCGTTGGCGAGCGCGTCTGCCAGTTCGGCAATCGTGGGATCGGACAGCGTCGCGGCATAAACGCTGCGCAAGTCGTCGAGCGTAAAAGGATGCTTCTCCGTCGATACGAAATGCAGCCGCTCGCAGCGCAACGAATCGGCGCGCCAGGCGGCCCACGTCACCAGAAAGTTGATGCCCATGCCGAAGCCGGTTTCGAGCACGGTGAACGTGCGTCGGCCTTGCCACCGTTCGGGCAATGAATTGCCGCGCAGAAAAACGTAGTGAGCCTGGTCGAGACCGCCGACGGCACTGTGATAGATGTCGTTATAAAGCGGCGAAAAAGGCGTGCCGTTGTCGCGGAAAGCGAGGACGGCGGGGATCAGCGGATCGGTCATTCGCGTCGAAAAATGACGCTCGGGGAGAGCGGTCGAACGTTACCGCCAGCGCGCGCAGGTCGCCTGGCGGCGAAAAAGACGCGCGAGACGTTGGTAAAAACCAACGCCAAGCCCCGTCCCTACTGGGTTTCAGCCCTTGGTTGGGGTCGCAAAGGTCGACATATTGCAGTTTCCTTGCGATATCGCCGCCAGAACCGCTGAAATCTTCGAAACCCTTGTCCTGATTGGGTTTGCGCTGCGCTATCATAGCAAGCGCCGCGAGAGGAGCGGCAGCACGGCCGCCGGATCTGTCAAATTCCCGGCGCTCAGGTC from the Paraburkholderia fungorum genome contains:
- a CDS encoding NADH:flavin oxidoreductase/NADH oxidase; this encodes MSALFSSLTLRSVTLPNRIVVSPMCQYSAERGEATAWHMIHLGSLALSGAGLLCIEATSVEPDGRITPGDLGLWDDATEAALVPVLAAIRKHSSIKVAMQLSHAGRKASSHVPWEGGQLIPVSQGGWLPHAPSALPHKAGEEPPLALDTAGLNRIREAFAASARRAARIGIDAVEVHAAHGYLLHQFLSPIANQRDDDYGGSLENRMRFPLEIFDIVRAAFPADKPVGVRVSATDWVEGGWTLADTIAFSQELKKRGCDWIDVSSGGVSPLQKIPLEPGYQIPFAKAVKQATGLTTIGVGLITDPLHAEQLIEAGDADLIALARALLYNPRWPWHAAAQLGATVEAPPQYWRSQPREQKALFGDISFGQR
- a CDS encoding sensor histidine kinase: MPQPAANSLRRTLLRRLAAPLSLLALMSGLIAYWLAWQYTQHVVDRSLADLATAISKQIQIAGPDAKVTVPPLAQAMFSDPVEQLVYRISNGESEIAGDSSLPLQGTSVRRMHYAYVFETEHQGTTVRVAQVRVDQPMGNPIVIEVGQPVHHRFRIAAEFLVAIMMPLLLLLLAGWVIVWRVVNQQLNPLTDLADSLNRQTHTSLEPVDETYVPVEIRPLTGALNALLDRLKTALDGQRKFIADAAHQLRTPLTAVKLHAEQAATARDPQQTLVAVRELRAAADRAVRLSNQLLSLARAEPGEQAARFVNVDMSALAFDTGAEWVPRALSFHVDLGFQRLDDPANDHPLMARGNPVLLHEVIANLLDNALKYVPPSRFDGGRITVTVSQTVIDDVRMAEIIVEDNGPGVPRAQQADLFKRFFRGDGQAEAGVDSGAGLGLAIVHDIMVLHRGSVHYEDAPEGGARFIVRIPLLPASVQSEPARIDAPRPAKKSAHSAPVDI
- a CDS encoding MarR family winged helix-turn-helix transcriptional regulator, translating into MSEGVYGEQATGRVTHSLLRLSTAMRSQAWEWAEGAGLTPTQGEILVLLMQRKGPMRLGEIARETALTAATTSDAVSTLETKGLVEKRRALDDGRALAVRLTARGRTAAKRAAQWPDFLSKAVGTLREDEQAVFYRTLLKTIHQLEAQSQIPPHRMCLSCSHFEPSKNPKKTPHQCALLGLKMSDTNLRLDCSVYEVADVATQKKTWKIFAQ
- a CDS encoding cation:proton antiporter, encoding MNSAFSFFPAWPLSPDAIFWAGLALLAAGLCGELCYRAWRLPRISGYAVIGLIAGSAGFGVIDAESARAARPLLDVALGLLLFELGSRLDLRWIRRNPWLILSSVAEATLTFALVLPVLLFLKVPLMVATVLAAIAMATSPAMMIQLKTELRAEGQVTQRLLTLTALNSMYAVVIEKLVSSWLHQEVYGNVFATILQPLYLLAGSLVLAYLLARTCTFFYRRLNMQDEHSFVALFGLVLLAIAVAHLFKLSTILALLAAGIIVKNHEARPQLWPQHFGTAGWLLTVILFVLTLTSFEWKDIALGGVAALGLIVARLVAKLVGVLAFAKPSGLNWKQGVALGLSLSPMSALAYLLVDDTYNLYPNFDPQLRAIVMCSIFVLQILGPWLVYRSLAVVAERREE
- a CDS encoding response regulator, producing the protein MRLLLIEDDRPIARGIQSSLEQAGFTVDMVHDGIFAEQALTQNRHELVILDLGLPGIDGMTLLSRFRQSNRHTPVIILTARDELNDRVQGLNSGADDYMLKPFEPTELEARIRAVMRRSGPHGDMPRPEVSLGGVRLSGVDRRIFNDDKPLELSPREFAVLEMLLLRHGRVVSKAQLQDHLTHFGGDLGDTAIEVYVHRVRKKLESCRVEIVTVRGFGYLLQEIRQAA
- a CDS encoding SET domain-containing protein yields the protein MSSRRIAVRRSGVHGKGVFALEPIAAGERLIEYKGERISWKEALRRHPHNPAEPNHTFYFALDSGKVIDGKVDGNSARWINHSCAPNCEAEEIDGHVYVHALRDIAEGEEVFYDYGLVIDARQTKKLKKEYECRCGARKCRGTMLAPPEKEKGEGKAGKSAKKAKVSEAKTSAKKAKKK
- a CDS encoding glutamine amidotransferase, with product MNREVLAIRHVHFEDLGSLELVLGERGRPVRYLDVGFARIEAPNPVAASLMVVLGGPISATDDALYPTLVPLLSMIEKRIAAGLPTLGICLGAQLVARALGARVYPAGHTEIGWTPLTLTDAGRASPVRHLDGAHTSMLHWHGDTFDLPDQATRLASTPACENQAFAWGDHVLGLQCHPEIRTDRFEPWLIGNAGELAGHGIDARQLRAETAQFGPALETATRKMFAEWLDQVEAKSGSPTP
- a CDS encoding YbdK family carboxylate-amine ligase, with the protein product MSLEPFIDSKPFTFGVELEMQIVNTHDYDLTKAGSDLMRLIKDEKIPGNITPEITESMIELSTGICTTHEQAVTDLRKIRDTLVSAADHLNVGLCGGGTHPFQQWSERQIVDTPRFQYLSELYGYLAKQFTVFGQHVHIGCPNPNSALYLLHSMSRFIPHFIALSASSPFVQGVDTGFHSARLNSVFAFPLSGRAPFVLTWDSFEEYFSKMVHTGVVNSMKDFYWDIRPKPGFGTIEVRVMDTPFSVDRAAAIACYIQTLARHLLLDKPITPKEDDYLVYTFNRFEACRFGLAGTCINPQTGERKTISEDILETLDLIAPHAEALGSGNALAEIGAIARGQVNDATWLRSVFSQEKSLHEAVRQQCLQWRA
- a CDS encoding DUF3717 domain-containing protein codes for the protein MSEITIHELEAAINFWRARSPSSGDELVLCKEASALSKPYALLIVQRQQTLSPDRLDGFARQAWEVYVSLKNSL